A genome region from Hevea brasiliensis isolate MT/VB/25A 57/8 chromosome 7, ASM3005281v1, whole genome shotgun sequence includes the following:
- the LOC110664195 gene encoding somatic embryogenesis receptor kinase 2 isoform X1, with amino-acid sequence MDTNTGVWVLVWMILVVPPFSRISANMEGSYWLLLILCDALHNLRTNLQDPNNVLQSWDPTLVNPCTWFHVTCNYENSVIRVDLGNAALSGQLVPQLGQLKNLQYLELYGNNISGPIPSDLGNLTNLVSLDLYMNGFTGPIPDTLGKLTKLRFLRLNNNSLSGSIPLSLINITTLQVLDLSNNRLSGPVPDNGSFSLFTPISFANNLDLCGPVTGKPCPGSPPFSPPPPFVPTYTAPYPGESSPTGAIAGGVAVGAALLFAAPAIWFAYWKRRKLPELFFDVPGEEDPDVHLGQLKRFSLRELQVATDSFSNKNILGRGGFGKVYKGRLADGTLVAVKRLKEERTPGGELQFQTEVEMISMAVHRNLLRLRGFCMTPTERLLVYPYMANGSVASCLRERPPLEAPLDWPTRKRIALGSARGLSYLHDHCDPKIIHRDVKAANILLDEEFEAVVGDFGLAKLMDYKDTHVTTAVRGTIGHIAPEYLSTGKSSEKTDVFGYGIMLLELITGQRAFDLARLANDDDVMLLDWVKALLKEKKLEMLVDPDLQKNYVDTEVEQLIQVALLCTQSSPMERPKMSEVVRMLEGDGLAEKWEEWQKVEVVRQQVDLAPSRSSEWILDSTENLHAVELSGPR; translated from the exons ATGGACACAAACACTGGTGTTTGGGTTCTGGTGTGGATGATCCTGGTGGTGCCTCCTTTTTCAAGGATCTCTGCAAATATGGAAGGTTCTTACTGGCTTCTTCTTATTTTAT GTGATGCTTTGCATAACCTCCGGACAAATTTACAAGATCCTAACAATGTCCTGCAGAGCTGGGATCCTACCCTTGTTAATCCCTGTACATGGTTTCATGTTACATGTAACTATGAAAATAGTGTTATTAGAGT TGACCTTGGAAATGCAGCACTATCTGGCCAATTGGTCCCACAGCTTGGCCAGCTTAAGAATTTACAGTACTT GGAACTCTATGGCAACAATATAAGTGGACCAATTCCTAGTGATCTTGGGAATCTAACAAACTTGGTGAGCTTGGATCTTTACATGAATGGTTTCACTGGTCCTATTCCGGACACATTGGGCAAACTGACGAAACTGCGTTTCCT TCGACTCAACAACAATAGCCTGTCAGGTTCAATACCATTGTCCTTGATTAATATCACTACACTGCAAGTCTT GGACTTGTCAAACAATCGTCTATCAGGACCTGTACCAGATAACGGATCCTTTTCACTATTTACACCCATCAG CTTTGCAAATAACTTGGATCTATGTGGGCCGGTTACTGGAAAGCCTTGCCCTGGATCTCCACCATTTTCTCCGCCACCTCCATTTGTTCCAACATATACAGCTCCTTATCCTG GAGAAAGTAGCCCCACTGGAGCGATTGCTGGGGGAGTGGCTGTTGGTGCTGCTTTATTGTTTGCTGCTCCTGCTATTTGGTTTGCGTACTGGAAGCGAAGGAAGCTACCAGAGCTTTTCTTTGATGTACCTG GTGAGGAGGACCCTGACGTTCACTTGGGACAGCTTAAAAGGTTTTCTTTGCGAGAACTGCAGGTGGCAACTGATAGTTTTAGCAACAAGAACATTCTGGGCAGGGGTGGATTTGGTAAGGTGTATAAGGGGCGCTTGGCTGATGGCACTTTGGTGGCTGTAAAAAGACTTAAAGAGGAGCGGACTCCAGGTGGGGAATTGCAGTTTCAAACAGAAGTGGAAATGATCAGCATGGCTGTGCATCGAAATCTCCTCCGACTGCGTGGtttttgcatgacgcctactgAACGGCTGCTTGTTTATCCATACATGGCTAATGGCAGTGTCGCATCATGTCTCAGAG AACGCCCGCCATTAGAAGCCCCTCTTGATTGGCCGACAAGGAAGAGAATTGCATTGGGGTCTGCAAGAGGGCTTTCTTATTTACATGATCATTGTGATCCAAAGATTATTCACCGTGATGTAAAAGCTGCAAATATATTGTTGGATGAGGAGTTTGAGGCTGTTGTTGGTGATTTTGGGTTGGCTAAACTAATGGACTACAAAGATACCCATGTTACAACTGCTGTACGTGGGACCATCGGACATATTGCTCCAGAGTATCTCTCTACTGGAAAGTCATCAGAGAAGACTGATGTTTTTGGTTATGGCATCATGCTTTTAGAGCTGATCACAGGGCAGAGAGCTTTTGATCTTGCAAGGCTTGCAAATGATGATGATGTTATGCTGCTTGATTGG GTTAAAGCCCTTCTGAAAGAGAAGAAGTTGGAGATGCTGGTTGATCCAGACCTGCAGAAAAATTATGTTGACACTGAGGTAGAGCAGCTAATACAAGTAGCATTGCTATGCACCCAAAGCTCCCCGATGGAGCGGCCTAAGATGTCGGAGGTTGTGAGAATGCTTGAAGGTGATGGACTAGCAGAAAAATGGGAGGAGTGGCAAAAGGTAGAAGTGGTCCGACAACAGGTTGATTTAGCCCCATCCCGGAGCTCCGAATGGATCCTTGACTCGACTGAGAACCTCCATGCCGTAGAATTGTCTGGTCCGAGATGA
- the LOC110664195 gene encoding somatic embryogenesis receptor kinase 2 isoform X2: protein MDTNTGVWVLVWMILVVPPFSRISANMEGDALHNLRTNLQDPNNVLQSWDPTLVNPCTWFHVTCNYENSVIRVDLGNAALSGQLVPQLGQLKNLQYLELYGNNISGPIPSDLGNLTNLVSLDLYMNGFTGPIPDTLGKLTKLRFLRLNNNSLSGSIPLSLINITTLQVLDLSNNRLSGPVPDNGSFSLFTPISFANNLDLCGPVTGKPCPGSPPFSPPPPFVPTYTAPYPGESSPTGAIAGGVAVGAALLFAAPAIWFAYWKRRKLPELFFDVPGEEDPDVHLGQLKRFSLRELQVATDSFSNKNILGRGGFGKVYKGRLADGTLVAVKRLKEERTPGGELQFQTEVEMISMAVHRNLLRLRGFCMTPTERLLVYPYMANGSVASCLRERPPLEAPLDWPTRKRIALGSARGLSYLHDHCDPKIIHRDVKAANILLDEEFEAVVGDFGLAKLMDYKDTHVTTAVRGTIGHIAPEYLSTGKSSEKTDVFGYGIMLLELITGQRAFDLARLANDDDVMLLDWVKALLKEKKLEMLVDPDLQKNYVDTEVEQLIQVALLCTQSSPMERPKMSEVVRMLEGDGLAEKWEEWQKVEVVRQQVDLAPSRSSEWILDSTENLHAVELSGPR, encoded by the exons ATGGACACAAACACTGGTGTTTGGGTTCTGGTGTGGATGATCCTGGTGGTGCCTCCTTTTTCAAGGATCTCTGCAAATATGGAAG GTGATGCTTTGCATAACCTCCGGACAAATTTACAAGATCCTAACAATGTCCTGCAGAGCTGGGATCCTACCCTTGTTAATCCCTGTACATGGTTTCATGTTACATGTAACTATGAAAATAGTGTTATTAGAGT TGACCTTGGAAATGCAGCACTATCTGGCCAATTGGTCCCACAGCTTGGCCAGCTTAAGAATTTACAGTACTT GGAACTCTATGGCAACAATATAAGTGGACCAATTCCTAGTGATCTTGGGAATCTAACAAACTTGGTGAGCTTGGATCTTTACATGAATGGTTTCACTGGTCCTATTCCGGACACATTGGGCAAACTGACGAAACTGCGTTTCCT TCGACTCAACAACAATAGCCTGTCAGGTTCAATACCATTGTCCTTGATTAATATCACTACACTGCAAGTCTT GGACTTGTCAAACAATCGTCTATCAGGACCTGTACCAGATAACGGATCCTTTTCACTATTTACACCCATCAG CTTTGCAAATAACTTGGATCTATGTGGGCCGGTTACTGGAAAGCCTTGCCCTGGATCTCCACCATTTTCTCCGCCACCTCCATTTGTTCCAACATATACAGCTCCTTATCCTG GAGAAAGTAGCCCCACTGGAGCGATTGCTGGGGGAGTGGCTGTTGGTGCTGCTTTATTGTTTGCTGCTCCTGCTATTTGGTTTGCGTACTGGAAGCGAAGGAAGCTACCAGAGCTTTTCTTTGATGTACCTG GTGAGGAGGACCCTGACGTTCACTTGGGACAGCTTAAAAGGTTTTCTTTGCGAGAACTGCAGGTGGCAACTGATAGTTTTAGCAACAAGAACATTCTGGGCAGGGGTGGATTTGGTAAGGTGTATAAGGGGCGCTTGGCTGATGGCACTTTGGTGGCTGTAAAAAGACTTAAAGAGGAGCGGACTCCAGGTGGGGAATTGCAGTTTCAAACAGAAGTGGAAATGATCAGCATGGCTGTGCATCGAAATCTCCTCCGACTGCGTGGtttttgcatgacgcctactgAACGGCTGCTTGTTTATCCATACATGGCTAATGGCAGTGTCGCATCATGTCTCAGAG AACGCCCGCCATTAGAAGCCCCTCTTGATTGGCCGACAAGGAAGAGAATTGCATTGGGGTCTGCAAGAGGGCTTTCTTATTTACATGATCATTGTGATCCAAAGATTATTCACCGTGATGTAAAAGCTGCAAATATATTGTTGGATGAGGAGTTTGAGGCTGTTGTTGGTGATTTTGGGTTGGCTAAACTAATGGACTACAAAGATACCCATGTTACAACTGCTGTACGTGGGACCATCGGACATATTGCTCCAGAGTATCTCTCTACTGGAAAGTCATCAGAGAAGACTGATGTTTTTGGTTATGGCATCATGCTTTTAGAGCTGATCACAGGGCAGAGAGCTTTTGATCTTGCAAGGCTTGCAAATGATGATGATGTTATGCTGCTTGATTGG GTTAAAGCCCTTCTGAAAGAGAAGAAGTTGGAGATGCTGGTTGATCCAGACCTGCAGAAAAATTATGTTGACACTGAGGTAGAGCAGCTAATACAAGTAGCATTGCTATGCACCCAAAGCTCCCCGATGGAGCGGCCTAAGATGTCGGAGGTTGTGAGAATGCTTGAAGGTGATGGACTAGCAGAAAAATGGGAGGAGTGGCAAAAGGTAGAAGTGGTCCGACAACAGGTTGATTTAGCCCCATCCCGGAGCTCCGAATGGATCCTTGACTCGACTGAGAACCTCCATGCCGTAGAATTGTCTGGTCCGAGATGA
- the LOC110664195 gene encoding somatic embryogenesis receptor kinase 2 isoform X3 codes for MDTNTGVWVLVWMILVVPPFSRISANMEGSYWLLLILCDALHNLRTNLQDPNNVLQSWDPTLVNPCTWFHVTCNYENSVIRVDLGNAALSGQLVPQLGQLKNLQYLELYGNNISGPIPSDLGNLTNLVSLDLYMNGFTGPIPDTLGKLTKLRFLDLSNNRLSGPVPDNGSFSLFTPISFANNLDLCGPVTGKPCPGSPPFSPPPPFVPTYTAPYPGESSPTGAIAGGVAVGAALLFAAPAIWFAYWKRRKLPELFFDVPGEEDPDVHLGQLKRFSLRELQVATDSFSNKNILGRGGFGKVYKGRLADGTLVAVKRLKEERTPGGELQFQTEVEMISMAVHRNLLRLRGFCMTPTERLLVYPYMANGSVASCLRERPPLEAPLDWPTRKRIALGSARGLSYLHDHCDPKIIHRDVKAANILLDEEFEAVVGDFGLAKLMDYKDTHVTTAVRGTIGHIAPEYLSTGKSSEKTDVFGYGIMLLELITGQRAFDLARLANDDDVMLLDWVKALLKEKKLEMLVDPDLQKNYVDTEVEQLIQVALLCTQSSPMERPKMSEVVRMLEGDGLAEKWEEWQKVEVVRQQVDLAPSRSSEWILDSTENLHAVELSGPR; via the exons ATGGACACAAACACTGGTGTTTGGGTTCTGGTGTGGATGATCCTGGTGGTGCCTCCTTTTTCAAGGATCTCTGCAAATATGGAAGGTTCTTACTGGCTTCTTCTTATTTTAT GTGATGCTTTGCATAACCTCCGGACAAATTTACAAGATCCTAACAATGTCCTGCAGAGCTGGGATCCTACCCTTGTTAATCCCTGTACATGGTTTCATGTTACATGTAACTATGAAAATAGTGTTATTAGAGT TGACCTTGGAAATGCAGCACTATCTGGCCAATTGGTCCCACAGCTTGGCCAGCTTAAGAATTTACAGTACTT GGAACTCTATGGCAACAATATAAGTGGACCAATTCCTAGTGATCTTGGGAATCTAACAAACTTGGTGAGCTTGGATCTTTACATGAATGGTTTCACTGGTCCTATTCCGGACACATTGGGCAAACTGACGAAACTGCGTTTCCT GGACTTGTCAAACAATCGTCTATCAGGACCTGTACCAGATAACGGATCCTTTTCACTATTTACACCCATCAG CTTTGCAAATAACTTGGATCTATGTGGGCCGGTTACTGGAAAGCCTTGCCCTGGATCTCCACCATTTTCTCCGCCACCTCCATTTGTTCCAACATATACAGCTCCTTATCCTG GAGAAAGTAGCCCCACTGGAGCGATTGCTGGGGGAGTGGCTGTTGGTGCTGCTTTATTGTTTGCTGCTCCTGCTATTTGGTTTGCGTACTGGAAGCGAAGGAAGCTACCAGAGCTTTTCTTTGATGTACCTG GTGAGGAGGACCCTGACGTTCACTTGGGACAGCTTAAAAGGTTTTCTTTGCGAGAACTGCAGGTGGCAACTGATAGTTTTAGCAACAAGAACATTCTGGGCAGGGGTGGATTTGGTAAGGTGTATAAGGGGCGCTTGGCTGATGGCACTTTGGTGGCTGTAAAAAGACTTAAAGAGGAGCGGACTCCAGGTGGGGAATTGCAGTTTCAAACAGAAGTGGAAATGATCAGCATGGCTGTGCATCGAAATCTCCTCCGACTGCGTGGtttttgcatgacgcctactgAACGGCTGCTTGTTTATCCATACATGGCTAATGGCAGTGTCGCATCATGTCTCAGAG AACGCCCGCCATTAGAAGCCCCTCTTGATTGGCCGACAAGGAAGAGAATTGCATTGGGGTCTGCAAGAGGGCTTTCTTATTTACATGATCATTGTGATCCAAAGATTATTCACCGTGATGTAAAAGCTGCAAATATATTGTTGGATGAGGAGTTTGAGGCTGTTGTTGGTGATTTTGGGTTGGCTAAACTAATGGACTACAAAGATACCCATGTTACAACTGCTGTACGTGGGACCATCGGACATATTGCTCCAGAGTATCTCTCTACTGGAAAGTCATCAGAGAAGACTGATGTTTTTGGTTATGGCATCATGCTTTTAGAGCTGATCACAGGGCAGAGAGCTTTTGATCTTGCAAGGCTTGCAAATGATGATGATGTTATGCTGCTTGATTGG GTTAAAGCCCTTCTGAAAGAGAAGAAGTTGGAGATGCTGGTTGATCCAGACCTGCAGAAAAATTATGTTGACACTGAGGTAGAGCAGCTAATACAAGTAGCATTGCTATGCACCCAAAGCTCCCCGATGGAGCGGCCTAAGATGTCGGAGGTTGTGAGAATGCTTGAAGGTGATGGACTAGCAGAAAAATGGGAGGAGTGGCAAAAGGTAGAAGTGGTCCGACAACAGGTTGATTTAGCCCCATCCCGGAGCTCCGAATGGATCCTTGACTCGACTGAGAACCTCCATGCCGTAGAATTGTCTGGTCCGAGATGA
- the LOC110642782 gene encoding protein CPR-5 — translation MESLSSSAPPAQESNTTANSNPTVESLPFSEPFENGNLIMTRYKEKEKKKKREKKKKKADEDVVMMSSSSSRSAALPSKHRSTRIAYKRKNPKVVIAPVRRGGRFGEGDLNAVALPLGMSFAAIVAQVLERKDVAGEKMSVDYLSKICALAVGESLANVVGDKFEFFARNFEKSFGSTLRTLRLINEASINKEAYHLSHLNVESWASHLTLENGVDCSSTGIKDYQSETELPSISAQNQVHVAEDVEESVPCLNQELPLSGQLNQQICVPSSLGSVINHCSTIEKLVMEEARSNDLRTLEIGLTMKKLELKEAQLALSFDSNHLERSKLAMGVSKASFKAEKFKNQVEDTKHAELLKTCIDCLVAGLFLMSACLLYGAYVFSYQRITDATASCNPSVEESKSWWFPRPFSSFNSGLHTLRCHVQVVSRMLFGMLIILAVAYLLLQRSAMSRQTMPVTFILLLLGAVCGFAGKFCVDTLGGSGLHWLLYWETLCLLHFFSNVFTSTLFYVLHGPVTISEGIKSNAICPYWFRRILFYTVVLLFLPLSCGLLPFAGPGEWKDHFLKLATNSLFITDD, via the exons ATGGAGAGCCTTTCTTCTTCTGCTCCGCCTGCCCAAGAATCCAACACCACCGCCAATTCAAATCCGACGGTGGAGAGTCTTCCGTTCTCAGAACCGTTTGAAAACGGAAACCTAATTATGACACGTTACaaggagaaggagaagaagaagaagagggagaagaagaagaaaaaagccGATGAAGACGTTGTTATGATGTCCTCTTCTTCTTCTCGTTCGGCGGCTCTTCCTTCTAAGCACAGAAGTACGCGCATTGCTTATAAACGCAAGAACCCTAAGGTGGTGATCGCTCCAGTTCGGCGTGGTGGCCGCTTCGGGGAAGGTGATTTGAATGCCGTTGCTCTCCCTCTTGGAATGTCTTTTGCTGCTATTGTTGCTCAG GTTCTTGAGAGGAAAGATGTGGCAGGTGAAAAGATGTCCGTTGATTATCTTTCAAAG ATTTGTGCTTTAGCTGTCGGAGAATCTTTAGCTAAT GTCGTCggtgataaatttgaattttttgccAGGAACTTTGAGAAATCATTTGGGAGTACATTGAGGACCCTTAGATTGATTAATGAAGCATCCATCAACAAGGAAGCATATCACTTAAGCCACCTGAATGTAGAAAGCTGGGCTTCACACTTGACTCTTGAAAATGGGGTTGATTGTAGTAGCACTGGCATCAAGGATTATCAATCAGAAACTGAGTTGCCTTCCATCTCAGCCCAAAATCAAGTGCATGTGGCTGAAGATGTAGAAGAGAGCGTTCCTTGCTTGAACCAGGAACTTCCCTTGAGTGGACAATTAAACCAACAGATTTGTGTTCCAAGTTCATTAGGTTCTGTAATCAACCATTGCAGCACTATTGAGAAATTGGTCATGGAGGAAGCGCGTTCTAATGACCTGAGGACATTGGAGATTGGTCTTACAATGAAAAAATTGGAGTTAAAAGAGGCACAGCTGGCTCTTAGCTTTGATTCAAATCATCTTGAAAGATCAAAATTAGCAATGGGCGTGTCAAAGGCATCCTTTAAAGCTGAAAAATTCAAGAACCAAGTAGAAGATACAAAGCATGCTGAACTGCTTAAGACTTGCATAGATTGCCTTGTTGCCGGTTTGTTCCTCATGTCTGCCTGCCTTTTATATGGTGCATATGTCTTTTCTTACCAAAGGATCACTGATGCTACTGCATCCTGTAATCCTTCAGTTGAG GAGTCCAAATCATGGTGGTTCCCAAGGCCATTTTCGTCTTTCAACTCAGGGCTGCATACTCTCCGGTGTCATGTTCAGGTTGTAAGCCGAATGCTGTTTGGCATGTTAATAATTCTGGCAGTTGCTTATTTGCTTCTTCAACGATCAGCAATGTCACGTCAGACGATGCCAGTAACATTCATCCTGTTGCTTTTAGGAGCAGTCTGTGGTTTTGCTGGTAAATTTTGTGTGGACACATTGGGAGGAAGTGGATTGCATTGGCTACTATATTGGGAGACTTTGTGCTTGCTGCACTTCTTCTCAAATGTCTTTACATCGACATTGTTCTATGTACTTCATGGGCCTGTCACCATCTCTGAAGGGATAAAATCCAATGCGATATGTCCATACTGGTTCCGGCGAATTCTTTTCTATACTGTAGTGCTCTTGTTTCTGCCACTGAGCTGTGGTCTTTTGCCTTTCGCTGGTCCTGGTGAATGGAAAGATCATTTCTTGAAACTTGCCACCAATTCTCTCTTTATTACAGATGATTGA
- the LOC110642783 gene encoding protein HEAT INTOLERANT 4 isoform X1 encodes MPMRKGAKRKRVQKDKEDEAKASSSSQENHKQESTKAPTRAKSVKASKPQPEPEYFEDKRNLEDLWKEAFPVGTEWDQLDSVYQFNWNFSNLEDAFEEGGILHGKKVYLFGCTEPQLVPYKDEQKVICIPAVVAITSPFPPSDKIGINSVQRESEEIVPMKQMKMDWVPYIPLENRESQVDRLKSQIFILSCTQRRSALRLLKIDRVKKYEYCLPYFYHPFKEDELEQSTEVQIIFPAEPKPVFCEFDWELDELEEFTDNLIKEEELSEDQKDAFKEFVKEKVREAKKANREARESRKKALAEMSEETKKAYENMRFYKFYPVETPDTPDISKVKAPFINRYYGKAHEVF; translated from the exons ATGccaatgaggaagggagccaaGAGGAAGAGAGTCCAGAAAGACAAAGAAGATGAAGCaaaagcttcttcttcttctcaagAAAATCACAAGCAGGAATCCACCAAAGCTCCTACGCGAGCTAAAAGCGTCAAGGCCTCTAAACCCCAACCTGAGCCTGAATACTTCGAGGATAAGCGAAACTTG GAAGATCTATGGAAGGAAGCATTTCCTGTTGGGACAGAG TGGGATCAATTGGATTCAGTGTATCAATTCAACTGGAATTTTTCCAACTTGGAA GATGCATTTGAAGAGGGAGGCATTCTACATGGAAAGAAAGTTTATCTATTTGGTTGTACAGAGC CTCAATTGGTCCCTTACAAGGATGAACAGAAAGTAATTTGCATACCTGCAGTTGTGGCG ATTACGTCTCCCTTCCCTCCTTCTGATAAGATTGGAATTAACTCAGTTCAGAGGGAGTCTGAAGAAATAGTTCCCATGAAACAAATGAAAATGGATTGGGTTCCATATATTCCTCTGGAGAATAG AGAGAGTCAGGTTGACAGACTGAAGtctcaaatttttattttgagcTGCACTCAGAGACG GTCTGCTTTGAGACTTTTGAAGATAGACCGTGTTAAGAAATATGAGTACTGTCTGCCTT ATTTCTATCACCCTTTTAAGGAAGATGAGCTTGAACAAAGCACTGAAGTTCAGATAATTTTTCCAGCAGAACCAAAGCCG GTTTTCTGTGAATTTGATTGGGAGTTAGATGAGCTCGAG GAGTTTACTGATAATCTAATCAAGGAGGAGGAATTATCTGAAGATCAAAAAGATGCATTCAAG GAGTTTGTCAAAGAGAAAGTTCGAGAAGCAAAGAAAGCTAACCGAGAG GCGAGGGAATCCAGGAAAAAGGCCTTGGCAGAAATGAGTGAGGAAACCAAAAAAGCATATGAAAATATGAGGTTTTACAAGTTTTATCCTGTGGAAACCCCAGATACTCCTGACATATCAAAAGTAAAG GCTCCATTCATAAACAGGTATTACGGCAAGGCTCATGAGGTTTTCTGA
- the LOC110642783 gene encoding protein HEAT INTOLERANT 4 isoform X2: MPMRKGAKRKRVQKDKEDEAKASSSSQENHKQESTKAPTRAKSVKASKPQPEPEYFEDKRNLEDLWKEAFPVGTEWDQLDSVYQFNWNFSNLEDAFEEGGILHGKKVYLFGCTEPQLVPYKDEQKVICIPAVVAITSPFPPSDKIGINSVQRESEEIVPMKQMKMDWVPYIPLENRESQVDRLKSQIFILSCTQRRSALRLLKIDRVKKYEYCLPYFYHPFKEDELEQSTEVQIIFPAEPKPEFTDNLIKEEELSEDQKDAFKEFVKEKVREAKKANREARESRKKALAEMSEETKKAYENMRFYKFYPVETPDTPDISKVKAPFINRYYGKAHEVF, from the exons ATGccaatgaggaagggagccaaGAGGAAGAGAGTCCAGAAAGACAAAGAAGATGAAGCaaaagcttcttcttcttctcaagAAAATCACAAGCAGGAATCCACCAAAGCTCCTACGCGAGCTAAAAGCGTCAAGGCCTCTAAACCCCAACCTGAGCCTGAATACTTCGAGGATAAGCGAAACTTG GAAGATCTATGGAAGGAAGCATTTCCTGTTGGGACAGAG TGGGATCAATTGGATTCAGTGTATCAATTCAACTGGAATTTTTCCAACTTGGAA GATGCATTTGAAGAGGGAGGCATTCTACATGGAAAGAAAGTTTATCTATTTGGTTGTACAGAGC CTCAATTGGTCCCTTACAAGGATGAACAGAAAGTAATTTGCATACCTGCAGTTGTGGCG ATTACGTCTCCCTTCCCTCCTTCTGATAAGATTGGAATTAACTCAGTTCAGAGGGAGTCTGAAGAAATAGTTCCCATGAAACAAATGAAAATGGATTGGGTTCCATATATTCCTCTGGAGAATAG AGAGAGTCAGGTTGACAGACTGAAGtctcaaatttttattttgagcTGCACTCAGAGACG GTCTGCTTTGAGACTTTTGAAGATAGACCGTGTTAAGAAATATGAGTACTGTCTGCCTT ATTTCTATCACCCTTTTAAGGAAGATGAGCTTGAACAAAGCACTGAAGTTCAGATAATTTTTCCAGCAGAACCAAAGCCG GAGTTTACTGATAATCTAATCAAGGAGGAGGAATTATCTGAAGATCAAAAAGATGCATTCAAG GAGTTTGTCAAAGAGAAAGTTCGAGAAGCAAAGAAAGCTAACCGAGAG GCGAGGGAATCCAGGAAAAAGGCCTTGGCAGAAATGAGTGAGGAAACCAAAAAAGCATATGAAAATATGAGGTTTTACAAGTTTTATCCTGTGGAAACCCCAGATACTCCTGACATATCAAAAGTAAAG GCTCCATTCATAAACAGGTATTACGGCAAGGCTCATGAGGTTTTCTGA